The Hypomesus transpacificus isolate Combined female chromosome 12, fHypTra1, whole genome shotgun sequence genome segment GCAATATAATGTTGACATCATAATATTGAGACAGGTTGAATGTTTCATCAGGCAATCAATACAATACTAATTTTATTCAACTGATTTATGATGAGAACATGAGGTTTAAGAACTTGAACCAAGTAGTGAGGTGAGATGCTACACTTGTTTGAATATTCTCATGTCTGTCTTTGCTGCTAATACTGTTATGTTTGCATTTGAATGTGTAGTATGAGATGCCATGAATACTGACTGTATATAAACAATAAGCTTTCCTGTTCAATATTAAGGCAATGGGGTTTGTGAATAAGATATATGTTCATAATAACCAGCATCCCGTCGCAGCCATACTGTACCGAAATGTCATCATAAGAAGGGAACATGTTAGATATAAAGACGAACGTTTTTAAAGAATGTGAAATTCTTTGTGAAGTTCATACCATTTTGGCAGTTGTCCTCAGCATGTCGATGTGCCCTAATGTCATGGACCGGTAGTCTGACAGGGACTGTTGGCAACCAGTTATGAATCAAACGACAATAATCGAAGCTCTTGTAAATGTTGACGTTGTGATACCAAAGACGGTAAGTTGTGTTATCAAAACTAGAACATTATCCATACCTTGatttgtaaatatattttcagtTTGGTTGTTTCTATAATAAATGTCCAAAATTTACTTTGTGCTTATTTAGATTTTTATATTATGATTTGATACACATGTCAACAATATTACCCATTATCAATTCATTGTCCAAAAAACTTAGGCCTACATTTCATATATTTGTCAGCACCATGAATACGGGTTAGATTTGTAAATATAGTGAATTTTagctgttgtttgtttttttctattATAAACTCCCAAAATGTactttgtgtttatttttattttattgattcgTGATTATGACAATACAGTCAGATATGGTCATGGAATGGCCCAGTACATTCTGTGAAACTAGAGATGTTGCGTAACTGTCCATTGGTCTGGTTGGGATTTGTCAAGGAGTAGGGTGCTACTAGCTTAGTAGCCTGACTGGGACCAGGCGCTGCCTATACAGTAGACCACATACATTTATATTCTAAATAGGTAGATAGCCAGCTAATGTTGAGCCGAGAGCATGGATTTCGACGAGTTGTTCGATGAACGAACATTTACGTTTTCCGATTTCCAGGAATTTACGGTATGTATTACCGACTACTACTAAGATTACTACTGTAGTTAACgtcgtagctagctagctagccagccccAGTAGTTAAAACGCGCCACACTCCCCACCTTGCGAGCTAGCTTTGTTCAACACTGGTTAAATCTGACTTCGTTTGTAATAACAAGTATAACAAATGTCAAAATACGTATTACTAGACAGCTAGCAACAATTGTGGGCCAGCTAATTATGGTAAACGTTAGCTAGCCTGCTTATTTGTAATGTTAAGAAGTTGCCTAGCCAGCCAAGCTAATGTCACAAGGCCTTCTTTCCGCCCCTCTCAAGAAAAACATTGTTGTAGCTACTGTAGACTAGCTGTTTACTAACTTCAACTTAAGTTAGGAATCATCAGCTAGCTCGCAAACAGATCGACTATTTAGAAGCATACATCTGTTGATTCGACGCCTTGACACCTTTGTAGTTATGTTAACCgaaaataaatatatgtggGCTTATTTTACAGTTTCTTCCTGGACACCAAAAGCTGTCAGAACGGGTGCGGAAGCGATTGTATTATGGTTTAGATCAAGACGTCTCTCTTGattccctctcctgtcctgttacAGGTTAGCTTTTGTTTTATGCGAATTTGTACTTTTAGTAGTTTTCATCAGAGCTATAGTAACAACACATACAAAATAATGTTTTAGATATTGCCGTGGAACTTCTCCAGAAGTCTGCCCCTAGCCCCATCCGCAAGCTGCagaagaaatatgctgctcatGTTGCAAGGTATGTTGGCACCGTCAGTGAGATCAGGCTATCCATGAACAACTTATGAATAAAGAGTGCATCATTCTAGGTCACTAAAGCCTATTTGGTTGACATTGCAGGGAGGCATGCATCTCTCCGTGTGCAATGATGCTGGCCCTGGTGTACATTGAAAGGCTGAGACACAGAAACCCTGAATACTTGCAAAAGATCTCATCCTCCGACCTCTTTCTGATTTCCATGGTATGTGTGTCAGAGGTCATGGGTCGTTGGAATTAGGTCACGTGAGGTGTTATTTTTGTCCTTCTCAGAAAGTGCATTGGTGACACCTCACTTTAAGAAGCTCCATCGAAAGCCTCTGTGGATGGATAAACACTATAAAAAGTGACCTTTTGACCTTTGCCACTAATTCATGTTGACCGTATTTTCCAGATGGTTGCCAGCAAATATTTGTACGACGAAGGCGAGGACGAGGAGGTTTTCAACGACGAGTGGGGGACAGCAGGGAAATTGGATGTCCAGACTGTCAATGCCCTTGAGATGAATTTCCTCAATGCTATTGTAAGCAACACGGTTCCAGTAATGCAGTAATGCATGGCCCTTGCGTGTAAAAATAGAACATCTTCCTGACCCAACACGCCCTCATCCTTCTGCCCTGATGTGTTCGCAGGAGTGGAGCCTCTTCACCGAGCCCAGTGACTTCTTTGACATCCTGAGTCAACTAGAAACAAGGTTGGTGAAAAACATTATGTAAGGGGATCATCTTACTTGGTGCTGTTCAGTCCCGGTGTATTTAATCGTTTGGACATCGTCAGTTGCGAGTTTACATaaagggattgtgtgtgtgtgtgtgtgtgtgtgtcaggtggtttgtttgttttgatatCAGTCTATTCTGGGTGAATCTGTATATCATAGTTTCTCATCTTTGTGCTAACTTTGGCCTGTTGTAACCCTAGCAttgcagagaggcaggggatgAAACGAGGCTGGTTCACCTACACTGACCTCTGTGTGCTGCTGGAACAGTCGGCATGGCGAAAGGCCCTGACAGCCATCTACCTGCACTTCACCAAGGTGAGAGGGCGCAGGGTCAAAGGGGAATCTTCAGTTAGCTTCCCAAACCCCTTTAATTTGACTAAAAAGTAGCGTAAACACAGAAGATAAAGAACTGCATTTTTGGACTAACGTCTTGACTATTCCTAGGTTGCCTGCATG includes the following:
- the cnppd1 gene encoding protein CNPPD1, which gives rise to MDFDELFDERTFTFSDFQEFTFLPGHQKLSERVRKRLYYGLDQDVSLDSLSCPVTDIAVELLQKSAPSPIRKLQKKYAAHVAREACISPCAMMLALVYIERLRHRNPEYLQKISSSDLFLISMMVASKYLYDEGEDEEVFNDEWGTAGKLDVQTVNALEMNFLNAIEWSLFTEPSDFFDILSQLETSIAERQGMKRGWFTYTDLCVLLEQSAWRKALTAIYLHFTKVACMLGLVYLTSVAALMATSAVLQQLSIPRNHQSLAPVSPVHFQPPIPPPALSLDTPAPPVPPASNSRYCGPGNDSQNRQPASLNDQNHSKPPSTSVLCLWGSLLTSLGNIHPRPQPDTTHTWASSSLHCLSCMGRHLDLVCGIRNTSDLLAPHTGFSVAWLAPSLFSVAVPGLDPLHGDIGPLQLGHRCPQSMLPLDKTQALIMPS